A window of Dickeya zeae NCPPB 2538 contains these coding sequences:
- a CDS encoding TetR/AcrR family transcriptional regulator, whose protein sequence is MKSESGNGVKETILDAAISLFKEKGVTAVKTRDVTDFLGISRSHIYHYFSDWNGLRAAAFLRFMQADLDDISTRVSTLPPESRLPALIDHYLPESIDATWVLYSDIWKYAMHDPALANMIATMIAQWDNLIAQIIRDGIAADVYKSVEVSRVARQLGAVVNGYADTLALHPDPARRARALDDIQDLIRVLLQ, encoded by the coding sequence ATGAAAAGTGAGTCGGGCAACGGGGTGAAAGAAACAATTCTGGATGCCGCCATCTCGTTGTTTAAGGAAAAAGGGGTGACGGCGGTGAAAACACGCGATGTCACTGACTTTTTGGGGATTTCACGCAGCCATATTTACCATTATTTTTCAGACTGGAACGGGCTGCGTGCTGCTGCATTTTTGCGCTTTATGCAAGCGGATCTGGATGATATTTCCACGCGGGTGAGCACATTGCCGCCAGAGTCACGCTTACCGGCGCTGATCGACCACTATCTTCCTGAATCCATCGACGCAACCTGGGTGTTGTATAGCGATATCTGGAAATACGCGATGCATGACCCGGCATTGGCCAACATGATTGCCACGATGATCGCACAATGGGATAACCTGATAGCGCAAATTATCCGTGACGGCATCGCTGCTGATGTTTATAAGTCGGTAGAGGTTTCACGCGTTGCCCGTCAGTTGGGGGCTGTGGTGAATGGCTATGCGGATACGCTGGCGTTGCACCCTGACCCGGCAAGACGAGCCAGGGCGCTGGACGATATTCAGGATCTGATACGGGTGTTGCTGCAGTAA
- a CDS encoding D-amino-acid transaminase, translated as MSRTVYVNGHYLSEEHATVSVFDRGFLFADAVYEVTAVVNGRLAEFDGHMARLERSCRELNLHLPVSQAALREIHLQLIEQNRLEEGGIYLQLSRGSTGDRDFAFPTDAAPTLVLFTQSRPVIHHPCAEKGIRVITCPDLRWHRRDIKTVSLLMACMAKEWAHAKGADDAWLVENGMVTEGSSSNCYIVDTHNHLITRPLSNDILHGITRKALLQLAAEHGLTVEERAFSPQEARAAKEAFISSATTFVWPVVEIDGVTIGEGRPGPLARQLRDIYIAMIREQTAG; from the coding sequence ATGTCACGTACTGTTTATGTTAACGGGCACTATCTGTCTGAGGAACACGCGACGGTTTCGGTGTTCGATCGTGGTTTTCTGTTTGCTGATGCAGTGTATGAGGTCACGGCGGTGGTCAACGGTCGGTTGGCGGAATTCGACGGCCACATGGCGCGGCTGGAACGCTCCTGTCGTGAGCTGAACCTGCATCTGCCCGTCAGCCAGGCCGCGCTGCGGGAGATTCATCTGCAGCTTATCGAGCAAAACCGGCTGGAAGAAGGCGGTATCTACCTGCAACTCAGTCGGGGCAGTACCGGTGATCGTGATTTCGCCTTCCCGACTGACGCCGCGCCGACACTGGTGTTGTTTACCCAGTCACGCCCGGTGATTCATCACCCGTGTGCGGAAAAAGGTATTCGCGTCATCACCTGCCCGGACCTGCGCTGGCATCGGCGTGACATCAAAACCGTCAGCCTGCTGATGGCTTGCATGGCGAAAGAGTGGGCGCACGCAAAGGGTGCCGATGACGCCTGGCTGGTGGAAAACGGCATGGTGACCGAAGGCAGCTCCAGTAACTGCTATATCGTCGATACCCACAACCACCTGATCACCCGGCCGCTGAGTAATGACATCCTGCACGGCATTACCCGTAAGGCGTTACTGCAACTTGCCGCCGAACACGGTTTGACGGTAGAAGAACGGGCGTTTAGCCCGCAGGAAGCACGGGCTGCCAAAGAAGCGTTTATCAGTTCCGCCACCACCTTTGTCTGGCCGGTGGTGGAGATAGACGGCGTAACCATCGGGGAAGGTCGCCCCGGCCCGCTGGCACGACAGTTGCGGGACATCTATATCGCCATGATTCGCGAACAGACCGCCGGGTAA
- the dgcA gene encoding N-acetyl-D-Glu racemase DgcA, translating into MAELIVAHERWALKETFTVSRGSKTHADVIKVTVRDGHLEGHGESVPYARYGESISDVTAQLTALQGKVRQGLDRQTLQTLLPPGAARNALDCALWDLDSQRQATPVWQLAGLPRPEPVVSAFTLSLDTPERMAQAAQRHAHRPLLKLKLADEHDIERVAAVRQWAPQAQIIVDANEGWTADLYLKLVPELQRLGVSLIEQPLPAHGDEVLATLPRPIALCADESCHDRRTLPGLATRYDMINIKLDKTGGLTEALLLRQAAQAQGLKIMVGCMVSTSLSMAPASLVAQGAHIVDLDGPLLLAEDRVGGLEWRGSQLYLSETGLWGHPRPCLTGAV; encoded by the coding sequence ATGGCAGAGTTAATCGTCGCCCATGAGCGGTGGGCGTTGAAAGAAACCTTCACGGTTTCACGTGGCAGTAAAACCCACGCCGATGTCATCAAAGTCACGGTACGTGACGGGCATCTTGAAGGACACGGCGAGAGCGTCCCTTACGCCCGGTACGGTGAAAGTATCAGTGATGTGACAGCGCAATTGACGGCGTTACAAGGCAAGGTTCGACAAGGGCTCGACCGGCAAACCTTACAGACACTGCTGCCGCCGGGTGCGGCACGTAACGCACTGGACTGCGCATTGTGGGATCTCGACAGCCAGCGACAGGCAACACCGGTCTGGCAACTGGCCGGGTTACCGCGCCCGGAGCCTGTTGTCAGTGCCTTCACCCTGTCGCTGGATACCCCGGAACGGATGGCGCAGGCCGCGCAACGTCACGCACACCGCCCGCTGCTGAAACTGAAACTGGCGGATGAACATGATATCGAGCGTGTCGCGGCGGTACGCCAGTGGGCACCGCAGGCACAGATCATCGTCGATGCGAATGAAGGCTGGACTGCCGATCTGTATTTGAAGCTGGTACCCGAACTGCAACGTCTTGGGGTGAGCCTGATTGAACAACCGTTGCCGGCTCACGGCGATGAAGTACTGGCCACGCTGCCACGCCCTATTGCGCTGTGTGCCGACGAATCCTGCCATGACCGCCGGACGCTACCGGGGCTGGCGACACGCTACGATATGATCAACATCAAACTGGATAAAACCGGTGGATTGACCGAAGCGCTGTTGCTGCGTCAGGCGGCACAAGCGCAAGGGCTGAAAATCATGGTGGGGTGCATGGTCAGTACCTCGCTGTCGATGGCACCGGCCTCGCTGGTGGCGCAGGGTGCGCATATTGTCGATCTTGACGGGCCGTTGCTGCTGGCGGAAGACCGGGTCGGCGGGCTGGAATGGCGCGGCAGCCAACTGTATTTATCTGAAACCGGGCTGTGGGGCCACCCTCGCCCTTGTTTAACGGGAGCGGTGTAA
- the dgcN gene encoding N-acetyltransferase DgcN, which translates to MTIKKPYLLFLGDAHDQLAAKVAIGIKQWHPEYCVGQYRMSGCQADCGLPDMTLEEAWAAGARTLVIGVANRGGIISDAWVAILRQALEYGMDLAAGLHNKLADVAELSELATRLGRSLFDVRHPTQHFPVASGRKRSGKRLLPVGTDCSCGKMYTALAIEQALLARGAHATFRATGQTGILISGAGVSIDAVVSDFIAGAVETLAPDNDADHWDIIEGQGSLFHPSFAGVTTGIIHGAQPDALVLCHEPTRTHMRGVDYPLPDLQACIDLNLAMARLTNPHARFVGVSINSAQLSEADALAYMAKLEQQLGLPVVDPFRQGVCRIVDQL; encoded by the coding sequence ATGACAATCAAAAAACCGTATTTGTTGTTTCTGGGTGATGCCCATGACCAGTTGGCCGCCAAAGTGGCGATAGGCATTAAACAATGGCATCCGGAATACTGTGTCGGCCAGTATCGCATGTCAGGATGCCAGGCGGATTGCGGCCTGCCTGATATGACACTTGAGGAGGCATGGGCAGCAGGCGCACGTACGCTGGTGATCGGCGTAGCAAACCGCGGTGGTATCATTTCTGATGCCTGGGTAGCCATACTGCGTCAGGCACTGGAGTACGGCATGGACCTGGCGGCTGGCCTGCACAATAAACTGGCGGATGTAGCGGAACTCAGCGAACTGGCCACCCGGCTCGGGCGCTCACTGTTTGATGTGCGCCATCCGACCCAGCATTTCCCGGTAGCCAGTGGCCGCAAACGCAGTGGCAAACGTCTGTTGCCGGTCGGCACCGACTGCTCCTGCGGGAAAATGTACACCGCGCTGGCCATTGAACAGGCACTGCTGGCTCGCGGCGCTCATGCCACCTTTCGAGCCACCGGCCAGACCGGCATTCTGATTTCCGGTGCGGGTGTGAGTATTGACGCGGTGGTGTCTGACTTTATCGCCGGTGCGGTGGAAACCCTCGCCCCCGATAACGACGCTGACCACTGGGATATTATCGAAGGTCAGGGATCGCTGTTTCATCCCTCTTTCGCCGGGGTAACCACCGGTATTATCCACGGCGCCCAGCCCGACGCGCTGGTGCTGTGCCACGAACCAACCCGCACCCATATGCGGGGCGTGGACTATCCGCTGCCGGACTTGCAAGCCTGTATTGACCTCAATCTGGCGATGGCGCGGTTAACCAACCCACACGCTCGCTTCGTTGGGGTCTCTATCAACAGTGCGCAGTTAAGCGAAGCGGACGCGCTGGCTTATATGGCGAAACTGGAACAACAACTGGGATTGCCGGTGGTTGACCCCTTCCGTCAGGGTGTGTGCCGCATCGTCGACCAACTGTAA
- a CDS encoding sensor domain-containing diguanylate cyclase codes for MSDNNNFQSSVLRFLRALPFRSSPGMATVVFLVACSLIFITSSVWNFWNSYHRLLMHAEKTVVNLSVAMSRQAQDTFVPIEVAIDDMLRELSQTGMLDSMQVKSVLDAHRSVLPQLVGFYLFDKNGTLVSSTGKGPLYIYNASRREYFSWLKEHNTTSLFIGKVTTSALTGKRIIPVAKRINGPNGEFKGVFLASIDHNYFGNFYSYFILDYNGVLSLMNADGHAIYLYPNREQYINSNFSDGGLFEKSRLEQGSGTGIWRTTLDNKVRIVGYVKLDRYPLVVAASLEREVLQARWLKENISAIVINLMVLLAMFFLGNFVLKQVRQTVKNKDAISRLHQEETDKNKILQKLALIDPLTKLANRRRFDLYLEQSLNRARDEGGPLSLIMLDVDFFKRYNDTYGHVLGDRCLNQLGSVLNSLPLPDNALAARYGGEEFAIILPGMNGEQAAVYGEKVVENIRRCALPHEASLLPEQVVTVSVGVYSHSNDNPCDIQRLKEGADQALYLAKKKGRNRCVRL; via the coding sequence ATGTCAGATAATAATAATTTTCAGTCCAGTGTTTTGCGTTTCCTTCGCGCATTGCCTTTTCGTTCTTCTCCCGGCATGGCTACCGTGGTGTTTCTGGTGGCCTGTAGCCTGATTTTTATTACCAGTAGCGTCTGGAATTTCTGGAACTCGTATCACCGTCTGTTGATGCATGCAGAGAAAACGGTCGTCAATTTATCCGTGGCGATGTCACGTCAGGCACAGGATACCTTTGTCCCCATTGAAGTGGCTATTGACGACATGCTGCGGGAATTATCACAAACCGGCATGCTGGATTCCATGCAGGTCAAAAGTGTACTTGATGCCCACCGTTCGGTATTGCCGCAATTAGTCGGGTTCTACCTCTTTGACAAGAATGGGACGCTGGTTTCATCTACCGGCAAAGGGCCGCTGTATATCTATAATGCCAGCCGACGGGAATATTTTTCCTGGCTCAAGGAACATAATACGACATCGCTATTTATCGGTAAGGTGACCACCAGCGCGCTGACCGGCAAACGTATTATCCCGGTGGCAAAACGAATCAATGGGCCGAACGGTGAATTCAAGGGCGTTTTCCTTGCCTCTATCGATCACAATTACTTCGGTAATTTCTACAGTTATTTCATTTTGGATTATAACGGTGTGCTGTCATTGATGAATGCTGACGGGCATGCCATCTACCTCTATCCCAATAGGGAACAATACATTAACAGTAACTTCTCTGACGGTGGCCTGTTTGAAAAATCCCGGCTGGAGCAGGGCAGCGGCACGGGGATCTGGCGCACTACGTTGGACAACAAGGTGCGTATTGTCGGTTATGTCAAACTGGATCGTTATCCGCTGGTGGTGGCGGCAAGTCTGGAGCGAGAGGTATTACAGGCGCGCTGGCTGAAGGAAAATATATCGGCGATAGTGATTAATCTCATGGTGTTACTCGCCATGTTTTTCCTGGGGAACTTTGTTTTAAAGCAAGTCCGGCAGACGGTAAAGAACAAGGATGCGATTAGTCGTCTGCATCAGGAGGAAACCGACAAGAATAAAATTTTGCAAAAACTGGCCCTGATCGACCCACTCACCAAACTGGCTAACCGTCGGCGTTTCGATCTCTACCTGGAGCAGTCGCTGAACCGTGCTCGTGATGAAGGTGGGCCGTTGTCATTGATTATGTTGGATGTGGATTTCTTCAAGCGTTACAACGATACCTACGGCCATGTTTTAGGCGACCGTTGCCTTAACCAACTGGGCAGCGTATTGAACAGCCTGCCGTTGCCGGACAACGCGCTGGCGGCTCGCTATGGCGGTGAGGAGTTTGCGATTATTTTGCCTGGGATGAATGGTGAACAGGCTGCGGTATACGGTGAGAAAGTGGTGGAGAATATACGCCGTTGCGCATTGCCGCATGAAGCGTCGCTACTGCCTGAGCAGGTGGTGACGGTGAGCGTAGGTGTTTATTCACATTCCAACGACAACCCTTGCGATATTCAGCGTCTGAAAGAGGGGGCCGATCAGGCGTTATATCTGGCGAAGAAGAAAGGCCGCAACCGTTGCGTACGACTGTAA
- the efeU gene encoding iron uptake transporter permease EfeU: MFVPLLIMFREGLEAALIVSLIASYLKRTQREQWLGAVWAGVVLALALCLALGVFINATTGEFPQKQQELFEGIVAVVAVVILTYMVFWMRKVSRSVRVHLEGAIDQALSASKRQGWALVAMVFFAVAREGLESVFFLLAAFQQDVGIYAPIGAVLGLVCAIAVGVMIYWGGVKLHLARFFKWSSLFILFVAAGLAAGAIRAFHEAGLWNQFQQIAFDFSATLSTHTLFGTVLEGLFGYQETPTVSEVVVYFLYLIPALVFFFLPQRMEPSEMATARKHHH, from the coding sequence ATGTTTGTGCCGTTACTGATTATGTTCCGTGAAGGTCTGGAGGCCGCACTGATCGTCAGTCTGATTGCCAGCTACCTGAAGCGTACCCAGCGCGAACAGTGGCTGGGAGCCGTCTGGGCGGGGGTGGTACTGGCGCTGGCGTTATGTCTGGCACTCGGGGTCTTTATCAACGCCACTACCGGTGAGTTTCCGCAAAAACAGCAGGAGCTGTTTGAAGGGATCGTGGCAGTGGTAGCGGTGGTCATCCTCACTTACATGGTGTTCTGGATGCGCAAAGTCTCTCGCTCGGTGCGCGTTCATTTGGAAGGGGCAATCGATCAGGCGCTCAGCGCCAGCAAGCGTCAAGGGTGGGCGCTGGTGGCGATGGTGTTCTTCGCCGTGGCGCGTGAAGGGCTGGAATCAGTGTTCTTCTTGCTGGCCGCTTTCCAGCAGGATGTCGGTATTTACGCGCCGATCGGCGCGGTGCTTGGGCTTGTGTGCGCCATTGCGGTCGGCGTGATGATCTACTGGGGCGGTGTGAAACTGCATCTGGCCCGTTTCTTCAAATGGAGCAGCCTGTTCATTTTGTTTGTTGCCGCCGGTCTGGCCGCCGGGGCGATCCGCGCTTTTCATGAAGCCGGGTTGTGGAATCAATTTCAGCAGATAGCGTTTGATTTCAGCGCCACGCTATCGACCCACACCCTGTTTGGCACCGTGTTAGAAGGCTTGTTCGGTTATCAGGAAACCCCGACGGTCAGTGAAGTGGTGGTCTATTTCCTGTACCTGATCCCAGCGCTGGTGTTTTTTTTCCTGCCCCAGCGCATGGAGCCGAGTGAGATGGCAACGGCACGTAAGCATCATCACTAA
- the efeO gene encoding iron uptake system protein EfeO — MSTPVFRRTALCAALLVMPAFGVLAADIAQVKITVNDKQCEPMQVTVAAGKTQFVVTNASQKNLEWEILKGVMVVEERENIAPGFTQKMTANLEPGEYDMTCGLLSNPKGKLVVTASAEATTAKTNVLDLVGPIAEYKVYVTKEVDALVQQTKLFTAAIKAGKLDEARKLYAPTRQHYERIEPIAELFSDLDGSIDAREDDYEKKADDPKFTGFHRLEKALFADHSTKGMEHYADQLNADTQELQKRIASLTFPPNKVVGGAAGLIEEVAATKISGEEDRYSRTDLWDFQANVDGAQKIVNLLRPLLEKANPTLLGKVDANFKTVDSVLAKYKTKDGFASYEKLSDADRTALKGPITTLAEDLAQLRGVLGLD, encoded by the coding sequence ATGTCTACACCTGTTTTTCGTCGTACGGCGCTGTGTGCCGCTCTGCTGGTTATGCCTGCGTTTGGTGTGCTGGCTGCGGATATTGCGCAGGTTAAGATAACCGTCAATGACAAACAGTGCGAGCCAATGCAGGTGACGGTCGCAGCGGGTAAAACACAGTTTGTGGTCACCAACGCCAGCCAGAAAAACCTGGAGTGGGAAATCCTCAAAGGGGTGATGGTGGTGGAAGAGCGTGAAAACATCGCGCCGGGCTTTACCCAAAAGATGACCGCGAATCTGGAGCCGGGTGAGTATGACATGACCTGCGGGTTGCTCAGCAACCCGAAAGGTAAGCTGGTGGTCACCGCCAGCGCCGAGGCGACTACGGCCAAAACCAACGTACTGGACCTGGTCGGGCCTATCGCCGAATACAAGGTGTATGTGACCAAAGAAGTGGACGCGTTGGTTCAGCAGACCAAGCTGTTCACGGCCGCCATCAAGGCCGGTAAGCTGGATGAAGCGCGCAAACTGTATGCGCCGACCCGTCAGCACTACGAGCGTATTGAGCCGATTGCCGAACTGTTCTCTGATCTGGATGGGAGTATTGACGCCCGCGAAGACGACTACGAGAAGAAAGCCGATGACCCGAAATTCACCGGTTTCCACCGCCTTGAGAAGGCGCTGTTCGCCGATCACTCCACCAAAGGGATGGAGCATTACGCCGACCAACTCAACGCCGATACCCAGGAATTGCAAAAACGTATCGCCAGCCTGACCTTCCCGCCGAATAAAGTGGTAGGTGGTGCCGCAGGCCTGATTGAAGAAGTGGCGGCAACCAAGATCAGCGGCGAGGAAGATCGTTATAGCCGTACCGACTTGTGGGACTTCCAGGCCAACGTTGATGGCGCGCAGAAGATTGTTAACCTGCTGCGTCCGTTGCTGGAGAAGGCCAATCCGACGTTGCTGGGCAAAGTTGACGCCAATTTCAAAACCGTTGATAGCGTACTGGCGAAGTACAAAACCAAAGACGGATTTGCGTCTTACGAGAAGCTGAGCGATGCCGATCGCACGGCGCTGAAAGGGCCGATCACGACGCTGGCGGAAGATTTGGCACAGTTGCGCGGCGTGCTTGGGCTGGATTGA
- the efeB gene encoding iron uptake transporter deferrochelatase/peroxidase subunit: protein MSHTTGPQGGPKSSHPSACPAHPDLASPSRRRLLQGLGMMGGALALGADRLAQAEEKPQAVQDERWEKQPFLGEHQAGVVTPQQAAMMLVAFDVLATNKADLVRLFRLLTQRIAFLTQGGNVPDVDPRLPPLDSGIMGPEIYPDNLTITVSVGGSLFDERFGLQALKPLKLQRMTRFPNDSLDASLCHGDLLLQICANTNETVLHALRDIIKQTPDLLSVRWKREGFISAHAARSKGNETPVNLLGFKDGTANPNTGDDALMNQIVWVDAASGEPAWATGGSYQAARIIRFHVEFWDRTPLQEQQTIFGRDKHSGAPLGMVNEHDEPDYSRDPEGKVIPLDAHIRLANPRTPETRANLMLRRGYSYSLGVSNSGQLDMGLLFVCYQADLEKGFLTVQKRLNGEPLEEYIKPIGGGYFFVLPGIKSTDDWLASGLLSA from the coding sequence ATGAGTCATACCACGGGCCCGCAAGGCGGGCCGAAGTCTTCTCATCCCTCCGCGTGTCCGGCTCATCCTGACCTGGCTTCACCGTCACGCCGTCGCTTATTACAAGGGCTGGGGATGATGGGCGGTGCGCTGGCGCTCGGTGCGGACCGGCTGGCGCAGGCGGAAGAAAAGCCGCAGGCAGTGCAGGATGAACGCTGGGAAAAGCAGCCGTTTCTGGGTGAACATCAGGCGGGTGTCGTCACGCCACAACAGGCGGCGATGATGCTGGTAGCGTTTGATGTGCTGGCGACCAACAAAGCCGACCTGGTTCGGTTGTTTCGCTTGCTGACCCAGCGTATTGCGTTTTTGACGCAAGGGGGCAACGTGCCGGATGTAGACCCGCGCTTGCCACCGCTGGATTCCGGCATCATGGGGCCGGAGATCTACCCGGATAACCTCACCATCACCGTGTCGGTCGGTGGATCACTGTTTGACGAACGTTTTGGTTTGCAGGCACTCAAGCCGCTGAAGCTGCAACGCATGACCCGTTTTCCCAACGATTCGCTGGACGCTAGCCTGTGTCATGGTGATCTGTTGTTGCAAATCTGTGCCAATACCAACGAAACGGTACTGCATGCGCTGCGTGACATCATCAAACAAACGCCGGACCTGCTCAGCGTGCGCTGGAAGCGTGAAGGATTTATCTCCGCACACGCCGCGCGCAGCAAAGGCAACGAAACGCCGGTTAACCTGCTGGGTTTCAAAGACGGCACCGCCAACCCCAACACCGGGGATGACGCCTTGATGAACCAGATAGTGTGGGTCGATGCGGCATCTGGCGAGCCTGCATGGGCGACAGGGGGCAGCTATCAGGCAGCGCGCATCATCCGTTTTCATGTGGAGTTCTGGGACCGCACACCGTTGCAGGAGCAGCAAACCATTTTCGGGCGGGACAAGCACAGCGGTGCGCCGCTGGGTATGGTGAATGAACATGATGAGCCGGATTACAGCCGTGACCCGGAGGGGAAAGTGATCCCGCTGGACGCGCACATCCGTCTGGCTAACCCGCGCACGCCGGAGACCCGTGCCAACCTGATGTTGCGCCGTGGCTACAGCTACTCGCTGGGGGTATCCAATTCCGGCCAGCTGGATATGGGGCTGTTGTTCGTGTGCTATCAGGCCGATTTGGAAAAAGGTTTCCTGACCGTGCAAAAACGGCTTAATGGTGAGCCGCTGGAGGAGTACATCAAACCGATCGGCGGTGGCTATTTCTTCGTGCTACCGGGGATAAAAAGCACGGATGACTGGCTGGCGAGCGGCTTACTGAGCGCGTAA
- a CDS encoding DUF1272 domain-containing protein: protein MLELRPNCECCDVDLPPDSLLARICSFECTFCADCAQDKLNGHCPNCGGELVRRPIRPAEKLVNNPASTRRVLAR from the coding sequence ATGCTGGAGTTACGCCCCAACTGCGAATGCTGTGATGTCGATCTACCGCCGGACTCATTGCTAGCGCGGATTTGTTCGTTTGAGTGCACGTTTTGCGCCGATTGTGCGCAGGATAAACTCAACGGGCACTGCCCCAATTGTGGCGGTGAACTGGTTCGCCGCCCGATCCGACCGGCGGAAAAGCTGGTGAATAACCCGGCATCGACCCGACGGGTACTTGCTCGCTAG
- the proP gene encoding glycine betaine/L-proline transporter ProP: MKLKRKRVKPIALDDVTIIDDSRLRKAITAAALGNAMEWFDFGVYGFVAYALGQVFFPGADPGVQMIAALATFSVPFLIRPLGGVFFGALGDKYGRQKILAITIIIMSISTFCIGLIPSYERIGIWAPILLLLAKMAQGFSVGGEYTGASIFVAEYSPDRKRGFMGSWLDFGSIAGFVLGAGVVVLISTLIGEQAFLEWGWRLPFFLALPLGIIGLYLRHALEETPAFQQHVNKLEQDSRDGLTSGPGTSFRDIATHHWKSLLVCIGLVIATNVTYYMLLTYMPSYLSHSLHYSENHGVLIIVAIMIGMLFVQPMMGLLSDRFGRKPFVIIGSIALFVLAIPSFMLINSNMIGLIFAGLLLLAVILNAFTGVMASTLPALFPTPIRYSALASAFNISVLIAGLTPTLTAWLVEISHNLYMPAYYLMVIAVIGLLTGLFMKETANKPLKGATPAASDLSEAKAILREHHDSIEQKIDELARQIAELEEKRNLLIAQHPRING, encoded by the coding sequence ATGAAATTGAAGAGAAAACGTGTAAAACCCATTGCGCTGGACGATGTCACCATTATTGATGACAGTCGTCTGCGTAAAGCCATCACCGCCGCCGCACTCGGCAACGCCATGGAATGGTTCGATTTTGGCGTCTACGGCTTCGTTGCCTATGCGCTGGGCCAGGTGTTTTTCCCCGGTGCCGACCCCGGTGTACAGATGATCGCCGCACTCGCGACCTTCTCGGTACCGTTCCTGATTCGTCCACTGGGTGGCGTGTTTTTCGGCGCATTAGGGGACAAGTACGGCCGCCAGAAAATCCTCGCTATCACTATCATCATTATGTCGATCAGTACCTTTTGTATCGGGCTGATTCCCTCGTATGAACGCATCGGTATCTGGGCCCCTATCCTGCTGCTGCTGGCTAAAATGGCGCAGGGGTTCTCCGTCGGCGGCGAATATACCGGCGCGTCAATTTTCGTGGCGGAGTATTCACCCGATCGCAAGCGCGGTTTTATGGGAAGCTGGCTGGATTTCGGTTCTATCGCCGGGTTCGTGCTGGGTGCTGGCGTCGTGGTGCTGATTTCTACACTTATCGGCGAACAGGCGTTTCTGGAATGGGGTTGGCGTTTGCCGTTCTTCCTGGCGCTGCCGCTCGGCATCATCGGCCTGTATCTGCGTCATGCACTGGAAGAAACTCCGGCTTTTCAGCAACATGTCAACAAACTGGAGCAAGACAGCCGCGATGGGCTCACCAGCGGGCCTGGAACCTCGTTTCGGGATATTGCGACCCATCACTGGAAAAGCCTGCTGGTGTGTATTGGGTTGGTGATAGCCACCAATGTGACCTATTACATGCTGCTGACCTACATGCCCAGCTATCTGTCGCACAGCCTGCATTATTCAGAAAACCACGGCGTGCTGATCATCGTCGCGATTATGATTGGCATGCTGTTCGTACAACCGATGATGGGGCTGCTTAGCGACCGCTTCGGCCGCAAGCCGTTTGTGATTATCGGTAGCATCGCCCTGTTTGTGCTGGCGATACCGAGCTTTATGTTGATCAACAGCAACATGATCGGCCTGATTTTCGCCGGTCTGCTCCTACTGGCGGTGATCCTGAACGCGTTTACCGGGGTGATGGCATCAACCCTACCGGCCTTGTTTCCCACCCCGATTCGTTACAGCGCACTGGCCAGCGCCTTTAACATTTCGGTCTTGATAGCCGGTCTGACGCCAACCCTCACCGCCTGGCTGGTCGAGATCAGCCATAACCTGTATATGCCTGCGTATTACCTGATGGTGATCGCCGTCATCGGCCTGTTGACCGGCCTGTTTATGAAAGAAACGGCCAACAAACCGCTGAAAGGTGCCACCCCAGCCGCATCCGACCTGTCAGAAGCCAAAGCGATTCTGCGAGAGCATCACGACAGTATTGAACAGAAAATTGACGAACTCGCCCGGCAGATCGCCGAGCTGGAAGAGAAACGCAACCTGCTGATAGCACAGCATCCGCGGATTAATGGCTAG